The Manis javanica isolate MJ-LG chromosome 4, MJ_LKY, whole genome shotgun sequence genome contains a region encoding:
- the PLCD3 gene encoding 1-phosphatidylinositol 4,5-bisphosphate phosphodiesterase delta-3 isoform X3, translating into MGRRARGLSRWPARHVSCRVSSREVGERKRQAGAEGFCVVAKRKAKPPGFEAASPLSSHGILAGLTEDEDVRAMLRGSRLCKIRSRTWHKERLYRLQEDGLSVWFQRSIPRAPSQHIFLVQHIEAVREGHQSEGLRRFGGAFAPARCLTIAFKGRRKNLDLAAPTAEEAQRWVRGLAKLRARLDAMSQRERLDHWIHSYLHRADSDQDSKMSFKEIKSLLRMVNVDMNDMYAYRLFKECDHSNNERLEGTEIEEFLRRLLKRPELEDIFHWYSGEDRVLSAPELLEFLEDQGEDGATLAHAQQLIQTYELNETAKQHELMTLDGFMMYLLSPEGAALDSAHTAFAQGCRCVELDCWEGPGGEPIIYHGHTLTSKILFRDVVQVVRDHAFTLSPYPVILSLENHCGLEQQAAMARHLCTILGDMLVTQALDSQNPEELPTPEVMPPDTQPGPEQLKGRILVKGKKLPDAQSKDARMLSDREEEEEEEEEGEVEAEQQRRWAKQISPELSALAVYCCASRLRTLRLPPALPQPCQVSSLSERKAKKLIREAGNSFVRHNARHLTRVYPLGLRMNSANYSPQEMWNSGCQLVALNFQTPGYEMDLNAGRFLINGQCGYVLKPACLWQPDTNFNPECPGPPRTTLTIQVLTAQQLPKLNAEKPNSIVDPLVRVEIHGVPADCAQKETNYVLNNGFNPCWGQTLQFQLRAPELVLVRFVVEDYDTTSPNDFVGQFTLPLHSLKQGYRHIHLLSKDGASLSPATLFVHIRVQYS; encoded by the exons ATGGGCCGCAGAGCAAGAGGGCTCTCCCGATGGCCTGCCCGGCACGTCTCCTGCAGG GTTAGtagcagggaggtgggggagaggaaaAGACAAGCGGGAGCAGAGGGGTTCTGTGTGGTGGCCAAGCGCAAAGCCAAGCCTCCAGGTTTTGAAGCTGCGTCACCACTTTCTAGCCACGGAATTCTGGCAG GCCTGACAGAGGATGAGGATGTGCGTGCCATGCTGCGGGGATCCCGGCTCTGCAAGATCCGCTCACGGACGTGGCACAAGGAGCGGCTGTACCGGCTGCAGGAGGATGGCCTGAGCGTGTGGTTCCAGCGGAGCATCCCGCGTGCGCCTTCGCAGCATATCT TCCTCGTGCAGCACATCGAGGCCGTCCGCGAGGGCCACCAGTCCGAGGGCCTGCGGCGCTTCGGCGGTGCCTTCGCGCCGGCACGCTGCCTCACCATCGCCTTCAAGGGGCGCCGCAAAAACTTGGACCTGGCGGCGCCCACAGCCGAGGAAGCACAGCGCTGGGTGCGCGGCCTGGCCAAGCTGCGCGCACGCCTCGACGCCATGAGCCAGCGCGAGCGCCTCGACCA CTGGATCCACTCCTACCTGCACCGGGCTGACTCGGACCAGGATAGTAAGATGAGTTTCAAGGAGATCAAGAGCCTGCTCAGAATGGTCAACGTGGACATGAATGACATGTACGCCTACCGCCTCTTCAAG GAGTGTGACCACTCCAACAACGAGCGGCTAGAGGGAACTGAGATTGAAGAGTTTCTGCGGCGTCTGCTGAAACGCCCCGAGTTGGAGGACATCTTCCACTGGTACTCAGGCGAAGACCGCGTGCTGAGTGCCCCTGAGCTGCTGGAGTTCCTGGAGGACCAGGGCGAGGATGGCGCCACGCTGGCCCACGCCCAGCAGCTCATCCAGACCTATGAGCTCAATGAGACAG CCAAGCAGCACGAGCTGATGACACTGGATGGCTTTATGATGTACCTGTTGTCACCTGAAGGGGCTGCCCTGGACTCGGCCCACAC GGCCTTTGCGCAGGGATGCCGCTGTGTGGAGCTTGACTGctgggaggggccaggaggggAGCCCATCATCTACCATGGCCACACCCTCACCTCTAAGATCCTCTTCCGAGATGTGGTCCAGGTTGTACGTGACCACGCCTTCACG ctGTCCCCATACCCCGTCATCCTGTCCCTCGAGAACCACTGTGGGCTTGAGCAGCAGGCTGCCATGGCCCGCCACCTTTGCACCATCCTGGGGGACATGCTGGTGACACAGGCGCTGGACTCCCAGAACCCTGAAGAGCTGCCGACCCCAGAGGTGATGCCCCCAGACACTCAGCCTGGGCCGGAG CAGTTGAAGGGCCGGATCCTGGTGAAAGGGAAGAAGCTACCAGATGCTCAGAGCAAGGATGCTCGGATGCTTTCTGAccgggaggaagaggaggaagaggaggaggaaggggaggtggAGGCTGAGCAGCAGAGGCGGTGG GCCAAGCAGATCTCCCCGGAGCTGTCGGCCCTGGCCGTGTACTGCTGTGCCAGCCGCCTGCGGACCCTGCGCCTgccgcctgccctgccccagccctgccaggtCAGCTCTCTCAGTGAGCGCAAGGCTAAGAAGCTCATCCGAGAGGCAG GGAACAGCTTCGTCAGGCACAATGCCCGCCATCTGACCCGTGTCTACCCGCTGGGGCTACGGATGAACTCGGCCAACTACAGCCCCCAGGAGATGTGGAACTCAGGCTGTCAGCTGG TGGCCCTGAACTTCCAGACGCCAGGCTACGAGATGGACCTCAATGCTGGGCGCTTCCTCATCAATGGGCAGTGCGGCTACGTCCTGAAACCTGCCTGCCTGTGGCAGCCTGACACAAACTTTAACCCTGAGTGCCCTGGACCCCCCAGAACTACTCTCACCATCCAG GTGCTCACTGCACAGCAGTTGCCCAAGCTGAACGCTGAGAAGCCAAACTCCATCGTGGACCCCCTGGTGCGTGTCGAGATCCATGGGGTGCCTGCAGACTGTGCTCAAAAGGAGACCAACTACGTCCTCAACAATG GTTTCAACCCCTGCTGGGGGCAGACCCTGCAGTTCCAGCTGAGGGCTCCTGAGCTGGTGCTTGTCCGGTTTGTGGTAGAAGATTATGACACCACATCCCCCAATGATTTTGTGGGCCAGTTCACGCTACCTCTCCACAGCCTGAAGCAAG GGTACCGCCATATCCACCTGCTTTCCAAGGATGGGGCCTCACTGTCACCAGCCACGCTTTTTGTCCACATCCGTGTCCAGTACTCCTGA
- the PLCD3 gene encoding 1-phosphatidylinositol 4,5-bisphosphate phosphodiesterase delta-3 isoform X4 — MGRRARGLSRWPARHVSCRVSSREVGERKRQAGAEGFCVVAKRKAKPPGFEAASPLSSHGILAGLTEDEDVRAMLRGSRLCKIRSRTWHKERLYRLQEDGLSVWFQRSIPRAPSQHIFLVQHIEAVREGHQSEGLRRFGGAFAPARCLTIAFKGRRKNLDLAAPTAEEAQRWVRGLAKLRARLDAMSQRERLDHWIHSYLHRADSDQDSKMSFKEIKSLLRMVNVDMNDMYAYRLFKECDHSNNERLEGTEIEEFLRRLLKRPELEDIFHWYSGEDRVLSAPELLEFLEDQGEDGATLAHAQQLIQTYELNETAKQHELMTLDGFMMYLLSPEGAALDSAHTCVFQDMDHPLSHYFISSSHNTYLTDSQIGGPSSTEAYVRAFAQGCRCVELDCWEGPGGEPIIYHGHTLTSKILFRDVVQVVRDHAFTQLKGRILVKGKKLPDAQSKDARMLSDREEEEEEEEEGEVEAEQQRRWAKQISPELSALAVYCCASRLRTLRLPPALPQPCQVSSLSERKAKKLIREAGNSFVRHNARHLTRVYPLGLRMNSANYSPQEMWNSGCQLVALNFQTPGYEMDLNAGRFLINGQCGYVLKPACLWQPDTNFNPECPGPPRTTLTIQVLTAQQLPKLNAEKPNSIVDPLVRVEIHGVPADCAQKETNYVLNNGFNPCWGQTLQFQLRAPELVLVRFVVEDYDTTSPNDFVGQFTLPLHSLKQGYRHIHLLSKDGASLSPATLFVHIRVQYS; from the exons ATGGGCCGCAGAGCAAGAGGGCTCTCCCGATGGCCTGCCCGGCACGTCTCCTGCAGG GTTAGtagcagggaggtgggggagaggaaaAGACAAGCGGGAGCAGAGGGGTTCTGTGTGGTGGCCAAGCGCAAAGCCAAGCCTCCAGGTTTTGAAGCTGCGTCACCACTTTCTAGCCACGGAATTCTGGCAG GCCTGACAGAGGATGAGGATGTGCGTGCCATGCTGCGGGGATCCCGGCTCTGCAAGATCCGCTCACGGACGTGGCACAAGGAGCGGCTGTACCGGCTGCAGGAGGATGGCCTGAGCGTGTGGTTCCAGCGGAGCATCCCGCGTGCGCCTTCGCAGCATATCT TCCTCGTGCAGCACATCGAGGCCGTCCGCGAGGGCCACCAGTCCGAGGGCCTGCGGCGCTTCGGCGGTGCCTTCGCGCCGGCACGCTGCCTCACCATCGCCTTCAAGGGGCGCCGCAAAAACTTGGACCTGGCGGCGCCCACAGCCGAGGAAGCACAGCGCTGGGTGCGCGGCCTGGCCAAGCTGCGCGCACGCCTCGACGCCATGAGCCAGCGCGAGCGCCTCGACCA CTGGATCCACTCCTACCTGCACCGGGCTGACTCGGACCAGGATAGTAAGATGAGTTTCAAGGAGATCAAGAGCCTGCTCAGAATGGTCAACGTGGACATGAATGACATGTACGCCTACCGCCTCTTCAAG GAGTGTGACCACTCCAACAACGAGCGGCTAGAGGGAACTGAGATTGAAGAGTTTCTGCGGCGTCTGCTGAAACGCCCCGAGTTGGAGGACATCTTCCACTGGTACTCAGGCGAAGACCGCGTGCTGAGTGCCCCTGAGCTGCTGGAGTTCCTGGAGGACCAGGGCGAGGATGGCGCCACGCTGGCCCACGCCCAGCAGCTCATCCAGACCTATGAGCTCAATGAGACAG CCAAGCAGCACGAGCTGATGACACTGGATGGCTTTATGATGTACCTGTTGTCACCTGAAGGGGCTGCCCTGGACTCGGCCCACACGTGTGTGTTCCAGGACATGGACCACCCCCTCTCCCACTATTTCATCTCCTCCTCCCACAATACCTATTTGACTGACTCTCAGATTGGGGGACCCAGCAGCACCGAGGCCTATGTTAG GGCCTTTGCGCAGGGATGCCGCTGTGTGGAGCTTGACTGctgggaggggccaggaggggAGCCCATCATCTACCATGGCCACACCCTCACCTCTAAGATCCTCTTCCGAGATGTGGTCCAGGTTGTACGTGACCACGCCTTCACG CAGTTGAAGGGCCGGATCCTGGTGAAAGGGAAGAAGCTACCAGATGCTCAGAGCAAGGATGCTCGGATGCTTTCTGAccgggaggaagaggaggaagaggaggaggaaggggaggtggAGGCTGAGCAGCAGAGGCGGTGG GCCAAGCAGATCTCCCCGGAGCTGTCGGCCCTGGCCGTGTACTGCTGTGCCAGCCGCCTGCGGACCCTGCGCCTgccgcctgccctgccccagccctgccaggtCAGCTCTCTCAGTGAGCGCAAGGCTAAGAAGCTCATCCGAGAGGCAG GGAACAGCTTCGTCAGGCACAATGCCCGCCATCTGACCCGTGTCTACCCGCTGGGGCTACGGATGAACTCGGCCAACTACAGCCCCCAGGAGATGTGGAACTCAGGCTGTCAGCTGG TGGCCCTGAACTTCCAGACGCCAGGCTACGAGATGGACCTCAATGCTGGGCGCTTCCTCATCAATGGGCAGTGCGGCTACGTCCTGAAACCTGCCTGCCTGTGGCAGCCTGACACAAACTTTAACCCTGAGTGCCCTGGACCCCCCAGAACTACTCTCACCATCCAG GTGCTCACTGCACAGCAGTTGCCCAAGCTGAACGCTGAGAAGCCAAACTCCATCGTGGACCCCCTGGTGCGTGTCGAGATCCATGGGGTGCCTGCAGACTGTGCTCAAAAGGAGACCAACTACGTCCTCAACAATG GTTTCAACCCCTGCTGGGGGCAGACCCTGCAGTTCCAGCTGAGGGCTCCTGAGCTGGTGCTTGTCCGGTTTGTGGTAGAAGATTATGACACCACATCCCCCAATGATTTTGTGGGCCAGTTCACGCTACCTCTCCACAGCCTGAAGCAAG GGTACCGCCATATCCACCTGCTTTCCAAGGATGGGGCCTCACTGTCACCAGCCACGCTTTTTGTCCACATCCGTGTCCAGTACTCCTGA
- the PLCD3 gene encoding 1-phosphatidylinositol 4,5-bisphosphate phosphodiesterase delta-3 isoform X1: protein MGRRARGLSRWPARHVSCRVSSREVGERKRQAGAEGFCVVAKRKAKPPGFEAASPLSSHGILAGLTEDEDVRAMLRGSRLCKIRSRTWHKERLYRLQEDGLSVWFQRSIPRAPSQHIFLVQHIEAVREGHQSEGLRRFGGAFAPARCLTIAFKGRRKNLDLAAPTAEEAQRWVRGLAKLRARLDAMSQRERLDHWIHSYLHRADSDQDSKMSFKEIKSLLRMVNVDMNDMYAYRLFKECDHSNNERLEGTEIEEFLRRLLKRPELEDIFHWYSGEDRVLSAPELLEFLEDQGEDGATLAHAQQLIQTYELNETAKQHELMTLDGFMMYLLSPEGAALDSAHTCVFQDMDHPLSHYFISSSHNTYLTDSQIGGPSSTEAYVRAFAQGCRCVELDCWEGPGGEPIIYHGHTLTSKILFRDVVQVVRDHAFTLSPYPVILSLENHCGLEQQAAMARHLCTILGDMLVTQALDSQNPEELPTPEVMPPDTQPGPEQLKGRILVKGKKLPDAQSKDARMLSDREEEEEEEEEGEVEAEQQRRWAKQISPELSALAVYCCASRLRTLRLPPALPQPCQVSSLSERKAKKLIREAGNSFVRHNARHLTRVYPLGLRMNSANYSPQEMWNSGCQLVALNFQTPGYEMDLNAGRFLINGQCGYVLKPACLWQPDTNFNPECPGPPRTTLTIQVLTAQQLPKLNAEKPNSIVDPLVRVEIHGVPADCAQKETNYVLNNGFNPCWGQTLQFQLRAPELVLVRFVVEDYDTTSPNDFVGQFTLPLHSLKQGYRHIHLLSKDGASLSPATLFVHIRVQYS, encoded by the exons ATGGGCCGCAGAGCAAGAGGGCTCTCCCGATGGCCTGCCCGGCACGTCTCCTGCAGG GTTAGtagcagggaggtgggggagaggaaaAGACAAGCGGGAGCAGAGGGGTTCTGTGTGGTGGCCAAGCGCAAAGCCAAGCCTCCAGGTTTTGAAGCTGCGTCACCACTTTCTAGCCACGGAATTCTGGCAG GCCTGACAGAGGATGAGGATGTGCGTGCCATGCTGCGGGGATCCCGGCTCTGCAAGATCCGCTCACGGACGTGGCACAAGGAGCGGCTGTACCGGCTGCAGGAGGATGGCCTGAGCGTGTGGTTCCAGCGGAGCATCCCGCGTGCGCCTTCGCAGCATATCT TCCTCGTGCAGCACATCGAGGCCGTCCGCGAGGGCCACCAGTCCGAGGGCCTGCGGCGCTTCGGCGGTGCCTTCGCGCCGGCACGCTGCCTCACCATCGCCTTCAAGGGGCGCCGCAAAAACTTGGACCTGGCGGCGCCCACAGCCGAGGAAGCACAGCGCTGGGTGCGCGGCCTGGCCAAGCTGCGCGCACGCCTCGACGCCATGAGCCAGCGCGAGCGCCTCGACCA CTGGATCCACTCCTACCTGCACCGGGCTGACTCGGACCAGGATAGTAAGATGAGTTTCAAGGAGATCAAGAGCCTGCTCAGAATGGTCAACGTGGACATGAATGACATGTACGCCTACCGCCTCTTCAAG GAGTGTGACCACTCCAACAACGAGCGGCTAGAGGGAACTGAGATTGAAGAGTTTCTGCGGCGTCTGCTGAAACGCCCCGAGTTGGAGGACATCTTCCACTGGTACTCAGGCGAAGACCGCGTGCTGAGTGCCCCTGAGCTGCTGGAGTTCCTGGAGGACCAGGGCGAGGATGGCGCCACGCTGGCCCACGCCCAGCAGCTCATCCAGACCTATGAGCTCAATGAGACAG CCAAGCAGCACGAGCTGATGACACTGGATGGCTTTATGATGTACCTGTTGTCACCTGAAGGGGCTGCCCTGGACTCGGCCCACACGTGTGTGTTCCAGGACATGGACCACCCCCTCTCCCACTATTTCATCTCCTCCTCCCACAATACCTATTTGACTGACTCTCAGATTGGGGGACCCAGCAGCACCGAGGCCTATGTTAG GGCCTTTGCGCAGGGATGCCGCTGTGTGGAGCTTGACTGctgggaggggccaggaggggAGCCCATCATCTACCATGGCCACACCCTCACCTCTAAGATCCTCTTCCGAGATGTGGTCCAGGTTGTACGTGACCACGCCTTCACG ctGTCCCCATACCCCGTCATCCTGTCCCTCGAGAACCACTGTGGGCTTGAGCAGCAGGCTGCCATGGCCCGCCACCTTTGCACCATCCTGGGGGACATGCTGGTGACACAGGCGCTGGACTCCCAGAACCCTGAAGAGCTGCCGACCCCAGAGGTGATGCCCCCAGACACTCAGCCTGGGCCGGAG CAGTTGAAGGGCCGGATCCTGGTGAAAGGGAAGAAGCTACCAGATGCTCAGAGCAAGGATGCTCGGATGCTTTCTGAccgggaggaagaggaggaagaggaggaggaaggggaggtggAGGCTGAGCAGCAGAGGCGGTGG GCCAAGCAGATCTCCCCGGAGCTGTCGGCCCTGGCCGTGTACTGCTGTGCCAGCCGCCTGCGGACCCTGCGCCTgccgcctgccctgccccagccctgccaggtCAGCTCTCTCAGTGAGCGCAAGGCTAAGAAGCTCATCCGAGAGGCAG GGAACAGCTTCGTCAGGCACAATGCCCGCCATCTGACCCGTGTCTACCCGCTGGGGCTACGGATGAACTCGGCCAACTACAGCCCCCAGGAGATGTGGAACTCAGGCTGTCAGCTGG TGGCCCTGAACTTCCAGACGCCAGGCTACGAGATGGACCTCAATGCTGGGCGCTTCCTCATCAATGGGCAGTGCGGCTACGTCCTGAAACCTGCCTGCCTGTGGCAGCCTGACACAAACTTTAACCCTGAGTGCCCTGGACCCCCCAGAACTACTCTCACCATCCAG GTGCTCACTGCACAGCAGTTGCCCAAGCTGAACGCTGAGAAGCCAAACTCCATCGTGGACCCCCTGGTGCGTGTCGAGATCCATGGGGTGCCTGCAGACTGTGCTCAAAAGGAGACCAACTACGTCCTCAACAATG GTTTCAACCCCTGCTGGGGGCAGACCCTGCAGTTCCAGCTGAGGGCTCCTGAGCTGGTGCTTGTCCGGTTTGTGGTAGAAGATTATGACACCACATCCCCCAATGATTTTGTGGGCCAGTTCACGCTACCTCTCCACAGCCTGAAGCAAG GGTACCGCCATATCCACCTGCTTTCCAAGGATGGGGCCTCACTGTCACCAGCCACGCTTTTTGTCCACATCCGTGTCCAGTACTCCTGA
- the PLCD3 gene encoding 1-phosphatidylinositol 4,5-bisphosphate phosphodiesterase delta-3 isoform X5, which translates to MLCGRWSSCRGRPPEISPVSAQVAAPVALPPPDGGTKRPGLRALKKMGLTEDEDVRAMLRGSRLCKIRSRTWHKERLYRLQEDGLSVWFQRSIPRAPSQHIFLVQHIEAVREGHQSEGLRRFGGAFAPARCLTIAFKGRRKNLDLAAPTAEEAQRWVRGLAKLRARLDAMSQRERLDHWIHSYLHRADSDQDSKMSFKEIKSLLRMVNVDMNDMYAYRLFKECDHSNNERLEGTEIEEFLRRLLKRPELEDIFHWYSGEDRVLSAPELLEFLEDQGEDGATLAHAQQLIQTYELNETAKQHELMTLDGFMMYLLSPEGAALDSAHTCVFQDMDHPLSHYFISSSHNTYLTDSQIGGPSSTEAYVRAFAQGCRCVELDCWEGPGGEPIIYHGHTLTSKILFRDVVQVVRDHAFTLSPYPVILSLENHCGLEQQAAMARHLCTILGDMLVTQALDSQNPEELPTPEVMPPDTQPGPEQLKGRILVKGKKLPDAQSKDARMLSDREEEEEEEEEGEVEAEQQRRWAKQISPELSALAVYCCASRLRTLRLPPALPQPCQVSSLSERKAKKLIREAGNSFVRHNARHLTRVYPLGLRMNSANYSPQEMWNSGCQLVALNFQTPGYEMDLNAGRFLINGQCGYVLKPACLWQPDTNFNPECPGPPRTTLTIQVLTAQQLPKLNAEKPNSIVDPLVRVEIHGVPADCAQKETNYVLNNGFNPCWGQTLQFQLRAPELVLVRFVVEDYDTTSPNDFVGQFTLPLHSLKQGYRHIHLLSKDGASLSPATLFVHIRVQYS; encoded by the exons ATGCTGTGCGGCCGCTGGAGCAGCTGCCGCGGCCGCCCGCCCGAGATATCCCCGGTGTCGGCCCAGGTCGCGGCGCCCGTCGCGCTGCCGCCCCCGGACGGCGGCACCAAGAGACCCGGGCTGCGAGCGCTGAAGAAGATGG GCCTGACAGAGGATGAGGATGTGCGTGCCATGCTGCGGGGATCCCGGCTCTGCAAGATCCGCTCACGGACGTGGCACAAGGAGCGGCTGTACCGGCTGCAGGAGGATGGCCTGAGCGTGTGGTTCCAGCGGAGCATCCCGCGTGCGCCTTCGCAGCATATCT TCCTCGTGCAGCACATCGAGGCCGTCCGCGAGGGCCACCAGTCCGAGGGCCTGCGGCGCTTCGGCGGTGCCTTCGCGCCGGCACGCTGCCTCACCATCGCCTTCAAGGGGCGCCGCAAAAACTTGGACCTGGCGGCGCCCACAGCCGAGGAAGCACAGCGCTGGGTGCGCGGCCTGGCCAAGCTGCGCGCACGCCTCGACGCCATGAGCCAGCGCGAGCGCCTCGACCA CTGGATCCACTCCTACCTGCACCGGGCTGACTCGGACCAGGATAGTAAGATGAGTTTCAAGGAGATCAAGAGCCTGCTCAGAATGGTCAACGTGGACATGAATGACATGTACGCCTACCGCCTCTTCAAG GAGTGTGACCACTCCAACAACGAGCGGCTAGAGGGAACTGAGATTGAAGAGTTTCTGCGGCGTCTGCTGAAACGCCCCGAGTTGGAGGACATCTTCCACTGGTACTCAGGCGAAGACCGCGTGCTGAGTGCCCCTGAGCTGCTGGAGTTCCTGGAGGACCAGGGCGAGGATGGCGCCACGCTGGCCCACGCCCAGCAGCTCATCCAGACCTATGAGCTCAATGAGACAG CCAAGCAGCACGAGCTGATGACACTGGATGGCTTTATGATGTACCTGTTGTCACCTGAAGGGGCTGCCCTGGACTCGGCCCACACGTGTGTGTTCCAGGACATGGACCACCCCCTCTCCCACTATTTCATCTCCTCCTCCCACAATACCTATTTGACTGACTCTCAGATTGGGGGACCCAGCAGCACCGAGGCCTATGTTAG GGCCTTTGCGCAGGGATGCCGCTGTGTGGAGCTTGACTGctgggaggggccaggaggggAGCCCATCATCTACCATGGCCACACCCTCACCTCTAAGATCCTCTTCCGAGATGTGGTCCAGGTTGTACGTGACCACGCCTTCACG ctGTCCCCATACCCCGTCATCCTGTCCCTCGAGAACCACTGTGGGCTTGAGCAGCAGGCTGCCATGGCCCGCCACCTTTGCACCATCCTGGGGGACATGCTGGTGACACAGGCGCTGGACTCCCAGAACCCTGAAGAGCTGCCGACCCCAGAGGTGATGCCCCCAGACACTCAGCCTGGGCCGGAG CAGTTGAAGGGCCGGATCCTGGTGAAAGGGAAGAAGCTACCAGATGCTCAGAGCAAGGATGCTCGGATGCTTTCTGAccgggaggaagaggaggaagaggaggaggaaggggaggtggAGGCTGAGCAGCAGAGGCGGTGG GCCAAGCAGATCTCCCCGGAGCTGTCGGCCCTGGCCGTGTACTGCTGTGCCAGCCGCCTGCGGACCCTGCGCCTgccgcctgccctgccccagccctgccaggtCAGCTCTCTCAGTGAGCGCAAGGCTAAGAAGCTCATCCGAGAGGCAG GGAACAGCTTCGTCAGGCACAATGCCCGCCATCTGACCCGTGTCTACCCGCTGGGGCTACGGATGAACTCGGCCAACTACAGCCCCCAGGAGATGTGGAACTCAGGCTGTCAGCTGG TGGCCCTGAACTTCCAGACGCCAGGCTACGAGATGGACCTCAATGCTGGGCGCTTCCTCATCAATGGGCAGTGCGGCTACGTCCTGAAACCTGCCTGCCTGTGGCAGCCTGACACAAACTTTAACCCTGAGTGCCCTGGACCCCCCAGAACTACTCTCACCATCCAG GTGCTCACTGCACAGCAGTTGCCCAAGCTGAACGCTGAGAAGCCAAACTCCATCGTGGACCCCCTGGTGCGTGTCGAGATCCATGGGGTGCCTGCAGACTGTGCTCAAAAGGAGACCAACTACGTCCTCAACAATG GTTTCAACCCCTGCTGGGGGCAGACCCTGCAGTTCCAGCTGAGGGCTCCTGAGCTGGTGCTTGTCCGGTTTGTGGTAGAAGATTATGACACCACATCCCCCAATGATTTTGTGGGCCAGTTCACGCTACCTCTCCACAGCCTGAAGCAAG GGTACCGCCATATCCACCTGCTTTCCAAGGATGGGGCCTCACTGTCACCAGCCACGCTTTTTGTCCACATCCGTGTCCAGTACTCCTGA